In Haliotis asinina isolate JCU_RB_2024 chromosome 16, JCU_Hal_asi_v2, whole genome shotgun sequence, the following are encoded in one genomic region:
- the LOC137268598 gene encoding uncharacterized protein — protein sequence MDMVRSVTVQATKRQLSIIAQRAVAKYPDSLEDRIDDDVVGSGYESLLNRLISRNDNLNRGISVDKLCLTKHNLKRRQADTDSSDADRSRNTGISAPRSDSYGCINWEPHVEEEDELKIKHVQAELLKLNEGDPKEVDAEVIAKGMETVYPLLRSVINNGASMANIKAEWPFLFHTVGMLNHFEKLVGINMKDALANSYRIKAPRMNRFFRNKLPHKSSHIFEEAIRQSQNDNVKAWLVAVLLCIMEYMGEKQESLFLVADVTSTPEFIEAMDTPENPMMIVHGDSVLAGQHYTVMCDHLVISPRLNSFIDAFAMLFAAFYVFNIEYQTGSAATLEFIQRCFVRINPDKGSKGCKGKRKKTVMSAKVLKLINELADFEWIEA from the exons ATGGATATGGTCAGATCTGTGACTGTGCAAGCCACAAAAAGACAGTTGTCTATCATTGCACAAAGAGCCGTGGCCAAATATCCAGATTCTCTTGAGGACAGGATAGATGACGATGTTGTGGGTTCGGGGTATGAATCTTTGTTGAATAGGTTAATCTCGCGAAATGACAATCTCAATCGAGGAATCTCTGTTGATAAACTCTGTTTAACTAAACATAATTTGAAAAGACGGCAAGCTGATACTGACTCATCTGATGCCGACAGAAGCAGAAACACGGGCATTTCTGCACCAAGAAGTGATTCCTATGGCTGTATAAACTGGGAGCCACATGTTGAAGAGGAGGATGAactcaaaataaaacatgttcagGCAGAACTTTTGAAACTTAATGAGGGTGATCCAAAAGAAGTCGATGCAGAAGTCATTGCAAAGGGGATGGAAACTGTATATCCCCTCCTCAGGAGCGTGATCAACAATGGCGCAAGCATGGCAAACATAAAAGCTGAGTGGCCATTTCTATTTCACACTGTAGGAATGCTGAATCACTTTGAAAAACttgttggaataaacatgaaggATGCACTGGCCAATTCATACAGGATTAAAGCTCCGAGAATGAACAGATTTTTCAGAAATAAACTGCCACACAAGTCTTCGCATATATTTGAAGAAGCAATCAGACAGAGTCAAAATGACAATGTCAAAGCGTGGCTGGTGGCTGTGTTATTGTGCATTATGGAGTACATGGGCGAGAAACAGGAATCCCTGTTTCTAGTGGCTGAT GTAACCTCAACACCAGAGTTTATTGAAGCAATGGACACTCCTGAGAACCCCATGATGATCGTCCATG GTGACTCAGTTTTAGCTGGCCAGCACTACACTGTGATGTGTGACCATTTGGTAATCAGCCCAAGACTTAACAGCTTCATTGATGCATTTGCTATGCTCTTCGCTGCTTTCTATGTGTTTAACATTGAATATCAGACTGGGTCTGCTGCCACACTTGAGTTCATACAGAG ATGCTTCGTTCGCATTAATCCAGACAAGGGATCAAAAGGTTGCAAgggaaaaagaaaaaagacagTTATGAGTGCGAAAGTTCTCAAACTCATCAACGAACTTGCCGATTTTGAATGGATCGAGGCATGA